CAATTTGGTGCGGCAGGCACGGTCATCCAGGGAATTCCCAACGCTCTTCGCCTGATGGAAGAGGATCTGCTTGCGCTCCGGTGCCAATTCGACGGTTGTTGTTATGTAACCTTCGGGCATGAGCGATCGCACGGAAGCTCCCTGGCGATCCTCGGAGTGGGTGAGGATCTGGAAGGGATTCGCCGGACCATTGGGGCCGAACACCTTATTGGATGCCACGCAGTGCGCGTAGATAATCTGTCGCTTGGCCGTATCGATTACGGGATCGGAGATGAAGCCCGGTCGCCCCTTTGTCATGGCAGTCATGACCACCATCGTGATCGTCGATCGCAGATCGCACTCGCAGGCACCGATCAGCCCACTGTTGTTAAGTTCGTGAAATCCCAAACAGGGATAGGCGTGGATATGACCGCCGTAGAAACCGCCCAGGCAATTGATTGTGATCGCGTTGGCACCGTGGGCTTGCAAAACGGCTTTTTCCGCCAGATACATGGCCGCAGATTGTTCAAGAGTTTCGCGAGAGACACCCTCGATCAGGGCGGCTGTGTTTTGCCATCGGTCTGCGATCTCCCGGGCCTCGTCTTTGTCTACGGTTTCCCAGGCCTTATTGAGCTCCTCGAAGGGTACTGAAATGACAGGCACTCCCAGCTCTTTCTGGATTGCATCGGAGATTCCCGGCCACCCACCTCCCACGGCGAGAATTTTGGCTTCTTTGATGGCCTTGAGCGTATCCTCCGGTGAAAGTGGGTTCAAAGCGTCCGGGAGGGATGTCAGATCACCGGCGGCCGGGGTTTTGTCACGCCGGAGTTTGGTGACCGCTGCGACAAAGTCTGCCGTCGAACCGCCCTGTTTTACAATTTGAAAGCATCGAGCGGCCGCCACGTGGTCGTCCATATTGGAGGACGCCACAAACGCCACGTTCGGCTTGTTCTGGCGGAGGAAACTCGCCGTGTACACGAGGAAGCCGCCGCTCCCTCCGAACTGGAAGTCAACATAGAGCACCGGCTTACCCGTGTCGGCAATTGTCTGCACAACGCGATTCCAGCAATTCATCTGGTAAACAATGTAACCGTCAGGCGGGTTTGCTTTGTCTTCCTCGACGATCTTCGCAGCCGCTTCCGGACCATTGGCCATGGCAGGAAGAAAGTCCGTGTCCGGGCAACCATTCTTGAGCGTTTGCTCGATTCGCGCCATAACCGGCCGGAAGTCGAAACCCTTGTTCGGCCAGTCGGGGCCTTCCTGAACAGGACCATGAAGAGCGAAAATCAGGCGGATTCGCAAGCGGGTGGATTCCGCCCCGTGGGATTCCCGCGGAGATGGCCGAATCATCGTCGTGGCAGCCGCACAGGCTGCACATCCAGCCAGGAAACGCCGTCGTGTGACACAGCAGGCACATCCGCCAGAGACGACAGAGAGCGCGGTCTTCATAGTTCGTCCTCCCGTCAGCGTGATTGAGCAGTTAGGCAGAAACACTCGCAGGTATTCGGGCCCGCACGTCATCGCTGGAAGGTAGATGCAGAACCCTCTGTAGCGAGAACCGGCAGGCGTCGAACCTGCGGCAAACAATGACCTTCGTGGTCATGTTAAGGCTAACCTTTAAGCTGTGAGAATTCAAGCAGAAACGTGAGACGTTTCATGATGTTACTGAAGATAGGGAAGCCGGTATCTTGTGAGGGCTGCCTCTGGTTGGTCCAATATTTGGCGCGTGAGTGGCCGGTGTGCTGGGATCGCTTGACCCTGCCCCTCCGCAATCGGTTTTGCTTGTGTGCATGCAATCCACTGCATGAAAAGAGGTGCACGAAAAGAGGAGTTGGCCATGAACGCGGGAAGACGCAGTCTTGGGCACTCAGTCGTTTGGGGAGTCGTGTTTGTGGCTGTGGTTGTCAGTGGCAACGTGGCGTTGGGTCAACCGCGGCCAGAGTGGCGCCCGCTCGGCCCTTTGCCGGGCGACAGCATGCTAAGCCGCTACTTCGAGCACGAAGTTGCCGTCCTTCGAGAGAACTGTCTGTCTGACATTAAAACACGAGCGGATTGGGAGCAGCGATGTGAGGAATACCGCCGCCAACTTCGTGAAATGCTGGGACTCGATCCCTGGCCAGCGAAAAGTGATCTAAAAGTGACGGTAACAGGCGCAATTGATCGAGAGGATTTTCGCGTGGAAAAGCTGTACTATCAATCTCTTCCGGGATTATACGTCACTGCCAATCTGTATTTGCCGAAAAATGTTTCAGGTCGAGTGCCTGCCGTTCTCTACCTGTGTGGTCACTCGCAGGTGAAGATTGATAACGTGAGCTACGGTAATAAGACGCACTACCATTTTCATGCCGTCTGGTTTGCGCGGCACGGATACGCCTGCCTGGTACTGGATAGCTTGCAACTTGGAGAAATTGAGGGGATCCACCACGGGACCTATCGCTACGGAATGTGGTGGTGGAACAACCGTGGTTATACCCCGGCGGGAGTTGAAGCCTGGAACTGTGTAAGGGCGATCGACTATTTGCAGACCCGTGCCGAGGTCGACCCAGAACGGATTGGGGTCACTGGCCGCAGTGGAGGCGGGGCCTACAGTTGGTGGATCGCCGCGATCGACCCGCGTGTCAAGGTGGCGGTACCCGTGGCCGGTATCACAGATCTTCAGAACCACGTCGTGGATGGCTGTGTGGAGGGACACTGCGATTGTATGTATTTCGTCAACACGTACCGCTGGGATTATCCCATAGTCGCCGCTCTGGTGGCCCCCCGCCCGCTTTTAATCGTCAATGGTGATCATGACCCCATTTTTCCTGAGGATGGCGTTCGCAGAGTGTACGAGACTGCGCGCAAGATTTATCGCTTGTACGATGCCGAGGATAAAATCGGCATTTTCATTACCAAAGCAGCTCATGATGATATTCAGCCCATTCAAGAGGCGGCCTTTCGATGGATCGATCGTCATCTTTTGGGCAAAGAGCGGGAAGTCTATGACCCCGTCGAAAAGGTTTTCACGCCTCAAGAGCTGAAGGTTCTGGAAAAGATTCCCGAAGACCAGCTCAACACAATAATTCATGACCATTTCGTTCCGACGGCACCGATTGTCTTTCCGGAGAACGTTTCCCAATGGCAAGAACTTAAAACTCGGTGGATCAGTCTATTGAAACAAAAATGTTTCAGGGGCTGGCCCGCCAACCTGCCCTCACCATCCTGGAAGAACGTCAAGGAGGCGGAGGCCGACGGAATCCGGCTGGTGAGGGCGGAACTTCCGGTGCAGGATGAGGTTATTCTGCCCATTTACTACCTCCGCGGTGCGGACGGGACACCCAGGCAGATAGAAATCGAGCTGCTCGATCAGGACGATTGGTCCCGGTGGCTGTCCGGTTTGAAACTGCATTTCTCTGAAATCCTCGGCCAGGACCTTGTCACCGATGAGGAGAAAACCCTTCAAGGGAGCGAGGAAGCGTGGCAGAGCGTGAAGTCGCGGATAACGAATGCTCCCGGCACCATGCTGGTTCTGCTGTTGCCACGAGGCATCGGCCCAACGGCCTGGAACTCGGATGCGAAGAAACGCACTCAGATTGAGCGGCGGTTCATGCTCATTGGTCAAACCAGCGACGGAATGCGCATCTTTGATATCGTGCGGGTCATCCAGTCAATTCGTGGGCAAAACGCCTGGAAAGGAATACCCCTAACGATGAAAGCCCAGGGACGTTTCGGGGTCCTTGCGTGCTACGCCAGTGTTTTTGAACCGGTGGATACGCTCATCCTGACAAACATGCCGACAAGTCACCGCGACGGACCCTACATCCTCAACAGCTCACGAGTTCTGGAAGTTCCCCAGGCTGTGTTGCTCGCTGCCGATCGAAGTCGCGTTGAGCTTAACACGCAGAGAACCGAGGATTGGCAGGCTCCGATTGCGGCTGCGAAGCGCCTCGGTTGGCCTGAGGATCAACTGAAAGTGAGTCCGACGCAGTGAAGCCGTGGAATAGCCGGAGGGATAATTAGGGAACAGCTTTGACCTCCGTCACACACGTCCCACTTCCGGGCGCCGTGAAGCGTCTTCTCGCGGCCCGTTGGACCGTCAAGCGACTGGCTGGCGGGTGTGTTCCGCGCAAACACCATCCCTCAGAATCCTGGTCACGTTGACCGCGAACCGGGGGTGACCTAGACTGAGGTTAGGTCGATGTCACCCCCTGCTAATCTCGAGTGAGGGACACGGCGGCATGGGCTGGACGTATTTTAAACGATACCGAATGGAAATCGACTTACAAAATCGCGTCCTAGAAGAGCCCGCGGTGCCTGAAGGGTACACTTTTCTGCCGTGGCAGCCCGATTTGCTCGACATTCATGCTCGGGTGAAACACATCAGTTTTCGCGGGGAGATTGACGCCAACGTGTTTCCCTGCTTTCTGGACGAGTCAAGCTGCCGTCGGCTGATGTTAGCAATTGTCCGTAAGCCGGGCTTCCTCCCCCAGGCGACCTGGCTGGCCGTGTTTCGGGGACAATCTTCGGACGACGGTGTCTGCGAATATTGCGGCACGATACAGGGTATTTTGGATCCCAATACCGGGATCGGAAGTATCCAGAATGTCGGCGTCACTCCTGCACACCGCAATCGAGGCGTGGGACGGGGATTGCTCTATCGAGCATTAAAAGGATTTCAACAGGCAGGTGCTCCGCGAGTGTTTCTTGAAGTGACTGCTGAAAATGAAGGCGCGATTCGCCTCTATCAACGGGTGGGGTTTATCATCACGCAGACGGTATATAAAGTTGCCGAATTCCCGGCCCCCCGATAGAATGACGCGTGCCGATTGAGCATCGCGTTGAACAGTTCAACGCGTAAGGTCGTCAGGATTCGTTTGCCTAGCAGAGGGAGATCGATAATGTCGCTCGATCGACGTTCCTTCCTTGCCAATACAGCGACCATTGGTGCGGGATTGTGGCTTGAAAGCCACCTCGCAGCGCAGCGGCCGGCGCACGCGAGCACAAGCAGCTTTTCAACTGACCCAGTCGCGCTGGTGCCGCTGGGGAAACACCTCAAGGCGACGCGTATCGGGATTGGCTTCGGCATGCGGGCGTTCAATCGCCAGTCGAATCTTACGCGTCGGGGATTGGAGCACGCGGAGCGAGTTGTCCGCTACGCTTATGATGCGGGTATCCGATTGTTCGATAATGCCGACCTTTACGGTTCCCATCAGTATGTTGCCCGCGCATTACGCGATAAGCCGCGAGACAGCTACGTGCTCGTGACAAAGGTGTGGTTCCATCCCTCGGGTATCCCCGAGGAAGATCGCACTGACGCCGACAAGGCGGTCCAGCGTTTCCTTAAGGAACTTAACACCGATTATATTGATCTGGTGCAAATTCACTGCATGATGAACGGTCAATGGACGGACACGATGCGGCGACAGATGGACCTCCTTGAGGACCTGAAGCAGAAGGGGCTGATTCGAGCACACGGCGTTTCCTGCCACGCCGTTTCCGCGCTGGAGGCAGCGGCCGAGTCAGATTGGGTCGACGTCGTGCATGCCCGCGTCAATCATCTGGGCACGAAAATGGACGACAAGCCCGAGGTGGTGATGCCGGTCCTGAAACGGATTCACGATTCGGGGAAGGGCGTCATCGGGATGAAAATTGTCGGCGAAGGGGCGTTCCGCAATGACCCTGCCTTGCGGGATCGGGCCATTGAGTTCGCGATTCGCTCCGGGTGCGTGGACGTCATGATTGTCGGATTCGAATTGCCCGAGGAGATTGATGATTTCAAGCAGCGTGTCGCCAGCACCCTGGAAAAATTGGCCAGTGTGGCTTAGCGCCAGAATTATCAAGCCCGAACTATCATTTGATAGCGCTTGACGCTGTAGGCTGCCGATCACCTTTGTTAAAAAGCGGTGCTGCTCGGTGGCGATTTAGACCGGCCTGGCTCGATGAGTGGAATCCTGCCGCGCGAGCGGTGAATTTATCCCCGTAGTACGTTCGACGGGGGGACAATCCCGATGGGATGCGACGGTGGCGTTCAGCCTGTGAAGCGACTGACAATCAGGCTGATATTCTGACCTCCGAAGCCAAAACTGTTACTGAGGGCGATATCGCACTTAGCTTCTCGGGCAACGTTCGGCACGTAGTCGAGGTCGCATTCCGGGTCAGGCGTTTCGTAATTGATCGTCGGGGGGAGTACATTGTCCCGAATGGCCAGCAGACAGATGATCAGCTCTGTCGCCCCGGCGGCCGCGATGAGATGCCCCATCATGCTCTTGGTGCTGGAGACCGGCAATTTGTACGCATAGTCGCCGAAGACCTTCTTGATGGCGAGGGTTTCCACTTTATCGTTGACCACGGTACTTGTACCGTGGGCATTGATGTAATCAACGTCTTCCGGGTTGATGCCCGCGTCCTTCAACGCCATCTGCATGCAGCTAATGGCACCGCGGCCTTCGGGATGGGTGTCGGTGATCCGGTAGGCGTCGGCTGTTGTGCCATAACCGATGACCTCACCGTAAATTCGGGCACCCCGACGCTTGGCGTGTTCCAATTCCTCCAGGATGACCATCCCGGCACCTTCGCCCAAGACGAATCCATCACGGTTGCGATCAAATGGGCGGGAGGCCTTTTGGGGGGGATCGTTCTGCGTGCTCAGCGCCGTGAGAAGGCAGAAGCCTGTCACGCCGAAGGGATGGATCATCGTATGGGTTCCCCCGGAGAGCATGATATCGGCTTCGCCGCGACGAATAATCTCCACGGCCTCGCCGATCGCCTGACTGCTCGCCGCGCATGCCGTCAGACAGTTCATGTTCGGGCCTTGGGCGTTGAACAGCCCGGCCAGATGACCTGCCGGCATATTGGGTTCCTGCTCGAGCTCTTCGATCGGATGAAGGATTTCGAGCCCTTTTTTCGTGAATTTGACAACGTCCAGTTCGCCATCCGAAAGGGCCGCCACCATCATCTGGGTGAAGCGGTGAAAATCCTGCTGTCCTTCGCCGCTGCCAGTGTAGACCCCAAATCGCGTGGGATCGATTTTCGCTGAATCAAGCCCCGCGTCCTGCCATGCTTTTTTCGCGGCTCCGATAGCGAAATGCGTGTGACGCCCCTGGAACTTCCACTCTTCGGGATCCTCACCGACGTCGGCCAGGCTCCAGTTCTTTACCTCCGCCGCAATCCGAGTGGGAAAATGGCTGGCGTCGAAGAGCGTGATATAGTCGATACCTGACTCGCCGTTAAGGAGGCGACGCCAAACAGTTTCGAGATCCGCACCCAGCGGGGTGACCATTCCCATTCCAGTAATGACAACGCGGCGCCTCATGGAGCTAGCTCCGATTACTGCTCAGCGGATTCTGCGACTTCCAGTGATTGCCGACAATTGATGATATCGGGCGTCCATTGGCAACTTCATGGGTAGGCTATCAAGATCAGTTAACTGATCCTATTTTAAACGCTACACGGAGAGACGACACAGCGATAGGATTCTCCCCAATTCCCGGCTACGCCGATTCCTCGGGCGGTTCCTTCAGTGGGGATCCGTCGGCGGCTTTTCCCACCTCGTAGGCCCGAAGGATTCGCATCATGTGCGTCAGCGTTCCGGGATCAAAGAGTTCCCGGTCATTGAATTCCTCACCGAGATGGGCGAAGACCAGTTCCATCTCGGCCTGAAGGGTTTCGCCCTTGTGGCTGGTTGCCTTGACAACCGCTCCATGGGGATGGATGTGCTCGATGGTGGCTGTGTAAGTGAGCACGTCGCCGGGCACAGCCTCGCAGTAAAACTTAGCGTGGGGAACCTTGGCCAGCACCACTTTCAGCCTGAACTGGTTGTATTCCCCAACCAGCAGGCCGCCCGTCTGGGCCACGCCTTCAATGACGAGGCTGTTGGGCATGACAGGATAGCCGGGAAAGTGATCGTGAAGATATTCTTCGGCCAGGGAGACATTCTTGATCGCCCTGGCCATCCGCCCGCTGTGGAATTCGATAAACCGATCGATCCAGTACCACCGCATATTCTGGGCTCAAAGTTTAAAAATCAGCACGCGTCGGGATGCACCCGTTCGGCGGCCCCCTCCGCATCGATGCCGACCGTCATGCTGAGGCCTGGCCTTCCTGCTGCTGGAGCTTCAGCTCCACAAACCGACACATGTCGCGTACCGTCAGCAGATTGGCAAAGTCCTGAACCAGAGGATTCCGGGCAAATTGGTCCAACTCGGCAAACGGCATCCGCTTGCGGAGTTCGGCGAGGCCCGCCTCGGTGAATTTACCGTCTTTGACGTACTCCGGATTGGTCAAAATATCCTCCGGGAACAGTTCGCCTCGCGGAATTTTGATATTGAACGTTTTTTCCAGCTTGAACACGATGTCGAGGAAGTCGATCGACTCCGCACCGAGGTCCCCCACCAGTGTAGCCTCAGGCTTGACCTCCTCTTCGTCTACGGCCAGTGCGTCTACGAGCACCTCGCGAACCTTCTGATAAATCTCCTCCTGGGTGAGCATTGCAGTCTCCCTTTGACCAATCCGAAACCTATCAAATCCACATTTCCGCATCCGCCCGGCAGTCCTCTGGAATGAACAGCATCCGACTACCGGGACGTCCTCGTGCGTACCAATTCTCCGGAATTTGTATGCCAGCCA
This is a stretch of genomic DNA from Thermogutta terrifontis. It encodes these proteins:
- a CDS encoding alpha/beta hydrolase family protein — encoded protein: MNAGRRSLGHSVVWGVVFVAVVVSGNVALGQPRPEWRPLGPLPGDSMLSRYFEHEVAVLRENCLSDIKTRADWEQRCEEYRRQLREMLGLDPWPAKSDLKVTVTGAIDREDFRVEKLYYQSLPGLYVTANLYLPKNVSGRVPAVLYLCGHSQVKIDNVSYGNKTHYHFHAVWFARHGYACLVLDSLQLGEIEGIHHGTYRYGMWWWNNRGYTPAGVEAWNCVRAIDYLQTRAEVDPERIGVTGRSGGGAYSWWIAAIDPRVKVAVPVAGITDLQNHVVDGCVEGHCDCMYFVNTYRWDYPIVAALVAPRPLLIVNGDHDPIFPEDGVRRVYETARKIYRLYDAEDKIGIFITKAAHDDIQPIQEAAFRWIDRHLLGKEREVYDPVEKVFTPQELKVLEKIPEDQLNTIIHDHFVPTAPIVFPENVSQWQELKTRWISLLKQKCFRGWPANLPSPSWKNVKEAEADGIRLVRAELPVQDEVILPIYYLRGADGTPRQIEIELLDQDDWSRWLSGLKLHFSEILGQDLVTDEEKTLQGSEEAWQSVKSRITNAPGTMLVLLLPRGIGPTAWNSDAKKRTQIERRFMLIGQTSDGMRIFDIVRVIQSIRGQNAWKGIPLTMKAQGRFGVLACYASVFEPVDTLILTNMPTSHRDGPYILNSSRVLEVPQAVLLAADRSRVELNTQRTEDWQAPIAAAKRLGWPEDQLKVSPTQ
- a CDS encoding GNAT family N-acetyltransferase, coding for MGWTYFKRYRMEIDLQNRVLEEPAVPEGYTFLPWQPDLLDIHARVKHISFRGEIDANVFPCFLDESSCRRLMLAIVRKPGFLPQATWLAVFRGQSSDDGVCEYCGTIQGILDPNTGIGSIQNVGVTPAHRNRGVGRGLLYRALKGFQQAGAPRVFLEVTAENEGAIRLYQRVGFIITQTVYKVAEFPAPR
- a CDS encoding aldo/keto reductase, whose translation is MSLDRRSFLANTATIGAGLWLESHLAAQRPAHASTSSFSTDPVALVPLGKHLKATRIGIGFGMRAFNRQSNLTRRGLEHAERVVRYAYDAGIRLFDNADLYGSHQYVARALRDKPRDSYVLVTKVWFHPSGIPEEDRTDADKAVQRFLKELNTDYIDLVQIHCMMNGQWTDTMRRQMDLLEDLKQKGLIRAHGVSCHAVSALEAAAESDWVDVVHARVNHLGTKMDDKPEVVMPVLKRIHDSGKGVIGMKIVGEGAFRNDPALRDRAIEFAIRSGCVDVMIVGFELPEEIDDFKQRVASTLEKLASVA
- the fabF gene encoding beta-ketoacyl-ACP synthase II, producing the protein MRRRVVITGMGMVTPLGADLETVWRRLLNGESGIDYITLFDASHFPTRIAAEVKNWSLADVGEDPEEWKFQGRHTHFAIGAAKKAWQDAGLDSAKIDPTRFGVYTGSGEGQQDFHRFTQMMVAALSDGELDVVKFTKKGLEILHPIEELEQEPNMPAGHLAGLFNAQGPNMNCLTACAASSQAIGEAVEIIRRGEADIMLSGGTHTMIHPFGVTGFCLLTALSTQNDPPQKASRPFDRNRDGFVLGEGAGMVILEELEHAKRRGARIYGEVIGYGTTADAYRITDTHPEGRGAISCMQMALKDAGINPEDVDYINAHGTSTVVNDKVETLAIKKVFGDYAYKLPVSSTKSMMGHLIAAAGATELIICLLAIRDNVLPPTINYETPDPECDLDYVPNVAREAKCDIALSNSFGFGGQNISLIVSRFTG
- a CDS encoding 3-hydroxyacyl-ACP dehydratase FabZ family protein — encoded protein: MRWYWIDRFIEFHSGRMARAIKNVSLAEEYLHDHFPGYPVMPNSLVIEGVAQTGGLLVGEYNQFRLKVVLAKVPHAKFYCEAVPGDVLTYTATIEHIHPHGAVVKATSHKGETLQAEMELVFAHLGEEFNDRELFDPGTLTHMMRILRAYEVGKAADGSPLKEPPEESA
- a CDS encoding acyl carrier protein, which produces MLTQEEIYQKVREVLVDALAVDEEEVKPEATLVGDLGAESIDFLDIVFKLEKTFNIKIPRGELFPEDILTNPEYVKDGKFTEAGLAELRKRMPFAELDQFARNPLVQDFANLLTVRDMCRFVELKLQQQEGQASA